CCCAAGTGCTGGGCAGCCGCGTCTTCTCTAAGCAGGCCCGGCGGGGGGTCCTCGGGGCCGCGGGGGCATGCTATTGTCAGTGCAGCAGCTGAAAAGAAGGGAACTCGCCGCTCGAGACTGGCGGTCGGTCCTAACCTTCGCGGCCCTGACgccccagccagccagccagccagcccgaCCGCTTTAACTCTCCACCGCCTCAGCCTCCGTCACCTGCGTGCCCCGCCCCCTCTGCGGATGGCGTCATCATCCGGCGCCCCTGCCCGGACGCGCGAGAAGCGACAGCGCAGCGCGGTGCGGCGAAGCTCCGGCTCCCCTTTCCCCCTTGCCCGGCGAGCGGTGTCTATGGGGCACCCGCTGCTGCCCCCGCCGCTACCGCCaccgccgctgccgccgctgGGTGCTGTCTCTAtggcgaggaggaggaggaggagcgcgAGCTCAGCGACACAAGTAGATCTCGCGTCTACCTCAGACttggtggggggggaggggcgggtTGGGGAAGTAGGAAGGGGGCGGGAACGGCGAACCTGAGAGGGCGCGCGATGGCGCCAGCTGGAGCGCGGCGGCCGCTGGGACGGGCCGAGCGGCGGGTGCGGGGGGGGAAGGTAATTGGGGCTGGGGGGTCTGTCGAGGGGGTGGCGCGGGGTGATGACGCGAAGGCTTTGTACCTGGGGCTTCAGTGGTGCGGGACGGAAATTGGGAGTGGAGGGCGGTGGCCTAGACCGTCAGCTCCTCGCAGTCCTTGCGGCGGGGCTTGGAGTCAATCGGGCTCCAGTCAGTGGTTATCAGCAGCCTTCGCGCTGGCTCTCTGCCAGGGAAGAGAGTTATCTATGACTTGAATGTGTCTGTACTGTCCTCGCGTTTCGTTGGGAACCCGCTGTTCGGAGTTGGCTACCTCCAGTAACGAGAAGGCCTCTGGTGCCTCTTCAGGTCTTCTGGAAGTGTAGTAGAGAGCGAGGTGGAGGAAAGCAATGTTCAACGACAGGGCCTTtccaaattgtgtgtgtgtgtctgtgtgtgtgtagccgAGTGAAGAGGGTTATAAAGGGAGTAGCCCTTCGATCTTTGGTTTCTGTTCTTAGAGCACGCGAGGTTACATTTGTGACTGTAGAGTTATAAGAAGAGGTCACAACTCGTTTTTACACTTGTCTGTTACACGGTTTTTTCAAACTTGTGTGAAAAGCGAAAGAGGATCCGGAATTTCCCCGCTTAAGAACCAAAATGTTGGTCTGTACTGTTACCATGAAACCTGTGTTTGTAAGAAACGTGACGTGTGTTTGGTAACCAGGGAAAATGCTCGGATTTTTAGGAAATTAGAGTTTGAAATGCAGAGACTCTAtcgcttcccttctttctccCATCAGCAGTTACAGACATTGAAACAGTTTCTGTGGCTATTCTTTATTGCTCAGAAAgaacttcttaaaagaaaaaaattatttacttttggccCCTCCCATCTGACCTAAATAAATTCTGGTAAATTTTGTAGTTAAATCAGACTTTGAATGTTCAGTTAGGAATAAAAGCAAGTACTAATACTGCCTTTGCCCTAGTAACATCTGATCTTGTTACGTCTTTCAGTATGTCACTTTTCATGTTTACCTGAAAAGGGATgtctttataaagttttattcagAGAGTGAGTTGAATTCAGAGCAATTTTTTATTAatgggaagtttttaaaaatgattagtgTGTATGCAGAAAACACTTTTTACCTAACATTAGAACCAGGAAACCTGTGTTGTCCTTTTCCTCCTACTGATTAGTGGTGTGACTTTAGACAAGTCACATCCTAAACTTTGATTTTCTCATAAATCAAGGACCTCAAATAAATATCTCTTAGGTTTCTATCAACTCAATCATTCTGTGATTCAGATTCCTGGTATAACTGATTCTTATTTTGACAGGTACACAAATAAAGGATAAAGCATTTACGAAACAAATCTTCAATCAAGTATAACATTTTGATGCTTGGCAGCTAGACTCCTTGTGCCCTCACTATGCCAGCAGCAACTGTAGATCATAGCCAAAGAATTTGTGAAGTTTGGGCTTGCAACctggatgaagaaatgaagaaaattcgTCAAGTTATCCGAAAATATAATTACGTTGCTATGGTATGCCTGTGagcaaaatctttaaaatgccTTTTATGAAAGAGGATTTTAAAACATCTTGAATTCAACCCttctggttgattttttttctaggtatttaatgaaaataattttgtcaatGACCTCCCAACTAAAGACCACCAAGAACACACTAGTAATGTGACAAGTTGGGTTTCTTACTCATTGCATTGAGGGAAAATTCATTCTTAGAACCATGGGGTTATTTGCGTAAGCGAGCGAGCGTTAGAAAGACCTAGGAATTGGGGTGTGTGGCAGTGGTTTTAGGAAGGGAGTGAAGAAGTGGGGCTCTGCTCTGAACTGTTGGGAAGCTGGGGTAATTCCACGATAGGATATCTTAATGAGTCTCAACTAGAATGAGAGAAGACTAGAGTGAGGCTAAAGCtgtaaagaagcaacagtcacTTGTTATTTAAGATAGAAGAAGGTTTGATCATTTTTATGGTTTGGACAATGTGTTTTTGCATATGTTCAGTTATGATTACAGACTGGCCTTGTCTGATGTTATGGTGTGCAATTGTTTATATTCAGCAGAAGACCCATTAGGACCTAGCTGTGAATGCCAGGTCTGCTCCTAGCAACACTAAGACCTGATACTAATACCAGATGGAGCTCCTAGATGTCTTTCTCAAACAAAAAAATTCAGATCTTCCGTTGAAGCATTGTTGAtctgtagttttttgtttgttttttaattaccaGTGGAATTCCGTGAACATACTGTGTTGTTAAACATTTCTAGTTTTGTATATACTGTTCACTCTGCCTAGCCTGTCTACTCAATTAATTTTTTTGCTTCTTGAGCACTGTCTGTTTTGACTTCTCTACAGTATTCTAGATTACTAGTTTTGAGAAGAAAGAGCTTAGTATCTTAATCATCCTTTCTCCCCCCAACACTTAGCATAATACATAGCATCCAATAAAGTGGTTGTTGAGtttctgaatttagaaaagtttccatttctctcctttataagAATTgaaattttggttttgttcttaGTTTCTTAATTTGAATTTTACTACTAAAatgatatgtttattttcttagcatatttaatataaataaatatgctgcTTTGGGGAGGGGCAGGTTGGTTggttaaaatatgaatatttgaaTGTACACAGATAATGTCCTATTTAATAGATGTATTTTCTTATCCATAATTAGAATGAAGTTATTTTTTATGGTAGAAATTAATAGTGatcatttatttctcaaatgaAAGCAGTGACAACTTTAGATATGTGATAGCTTTCTACAAGAATGAGTGGTGGCATGCTGTCTTTAAGGGTATGTTTTCTCTGGAGTGTAGAGAGTACTGTTTTAGGCCAAAAAAGTAGGAGGGTTTTGGTATTTATCTAAATACTTACTTcagaaaagcaattaaaaagtATGGTACATTTTCTAGTCTTTTTAACCGTCTTCATTGGTTTTAATATTACAATACTACGAGCATAGTTTCACATACTTGTTGAAAAACATGAATTTGtaattttcttcctccttcctcaggAATAGAGTACTTAGTTACATTTATTATGTGTACATTATACATGGTAATTTTTTCCTGATATGATATTTAAAGTAAGACGAAGTCATTAAGTTTGTGGTTTTatggttttaaaaagtaatactcTTCCTAGTTAAAAGGTACATTGTAATTGAACATGAATTGTGTAGAATATCACCCCTAACAGGATTCTTCAATGTGTACTCAAAATTAATTATTCTAGGAATTTTGGGATTGTGGTTTCAACCATTTAGTAAGTAATGACCCTTAAAACTATTTTACAGGACACCGAGTTTCCAGGCGTGGTTGCAAGACCCATTGGAGAATTCAGGAGCAATGCTGACTATCAGTACCAACTGTTGCGGTGTAATGTAGACTTGTTGAAGATAATTCAGCTAGGACTGACATTTATGAATGAGCAAGGAGAATACCCACCAGGAACTTCAACTTGGCAGtttaactttaaatttaatttgacgtaagtaggaaataaatttaacccaaacttgttttttttagtttaattttagaaatcaatTTCCATCAGGTACAACAAATGAAATTTGGTATCGCTACCCTGGAAATATTTAAAACCTAAAATTTCAaaactttgtttcttctttttattatgggacaaaaaaaaaaaacaggataaagAAGACTTAAATGCTGAAACTTTTGAGTTTTAGAGctgttattttaaaagcataactGCCACTAttttgaaatttggaaaactgggttttgaaaatatttcttgataGAAAAAGGATAACTTTAcaacattaatttttctttcaaactttgtgtgcaatttgaaatatatatgtcTTTGTTGTAAAAGTTATCCTTCTCATGAAGAGATTCTTATCATGGTTATAGTCCATTGTGTGAATAGAAGGCTCATCAGAGGTGATAATAAGATCATTCCTAGAAACTTGGGTGCATTTTCCTTTCAAATCAGTTATTGCGTCAGCCCAGCCCACAGAACCTCTTACAGGTTACATATGGGAGAAGTATTTAGTATCCTCGAGCCTGGTGTTTCTTTTAGGAAACAATTTGGAATCTGAATTCTAACTCAAGTCCTGGGTCACAACCCAGTTTCTTTACTTACAGTACTTCTGTATAATTGGTAAGAGTAGTCTTGATAGCTTAGGGAAGTTTCCAGTGTTTTTGGGTGAGGGCAGATTGTTTACAAACTGACTGTAAGATGGGGATATGCTGAATACATTCTGAGTATGATACTATTCTGCAGTATCCTTCTGTTTGACAGTCTCTGCTTGTTTCATATGATCTTACATCCAATTTGCAAAATAGTAAATGAAGCTGTAGGACAATtaatggtggtagtggtggtggtggtcagtcCCTTAAGTCTTGTTCAGctcattgtgaccccacggactatagcccaccaggctcctctatctgtgaaagtaggcaagaatactggagtgggtagccattcacttctccagggatttcttcctgatccagggatcaaacccaggtttcctgtattgcaagtgaattctttatcatctgagccactagagaagccccagTTGATGGTAGTGCCATTTAAGGACCTCTGTTCTCTGTAGTGTGATACTTAGCATATGTAAGATCTAAAAACAAGCAGGGGTGATGAGCTTAGAGGAGTGTTATCAGTGGTGTAATAGTATGGCTTCTAATTGCATTATGTTTAGCCTGACTCTGTTTTCACTCTGTTGGATTTAATAATATACTCTCCAGAACTTTGTCAAGGGTGAAAGGTACTTATCTCTATTTAGACTGATTAAACGTTTTATAAGTTCTTTAATTCTGAAAATtcccttttatctttttcctgAAAGGTAACCCTTTTTAAAATCGGTTCTCTACCATTTCATTTGCTCTATATTGCTTTTTTCCCAAGCTGATCATCAGATCCTTGTTCTGTACTAAGGTAGTGCTATGATCTCAGTATGTGAGTAGTAGGTGACCTATCAGGGTCTCAGTTTTggtaaaatagacatttttcctttCTAGAAACATCTTTGGTCTTATAACAACTGCTTTGTTAGTGTATTTTCTGAAAGACGTTTTTTTTTCTCGTACATTTTTTCTCATACAGCAAAACTCATGCTGTAGTTTTATTGCCATTCATCCTAATGTTAATATCTTGAGAGATCTTTAAGGATATAGTGAAAAATATCATTTAGTAGAAAGGGTCAGTTGGAAAATAAAACCGGTTCTACCTAATGTGGAGAAAGAGCACCATGAATCTTGGATATTTTGAAGAAAGGTAAAAATTGACTTTTATCGAGTTCCTAGAATGGATGTGTCAGCAGCAGTGCTAGGTCCCAGGGACATAATGTTGAGGAAAGTTGGTCATGGTCATTATAACTCTTCTGTCTGCTTTCTGTTGCTGAACTCCAAGAATTAGAACTGTTAGGTACTGATCAGTGTTTGGGAATTTGCTCTAAAGTGAATTTGGACTTGATACATACATGAAAAGTAAAGTAGAATATGATATTTGATCATGAAACACCAGAGTACTCACCCAGGTCTCTCTCCTGGAGATGGCAATACAGTATGTCCAGCTGTGGCACTTGTGAATCCATATTATTGACAAGTTAATCTGAGTGATTATTATCATTGGGCAAGTTTGGGAAATACTGATTTAAATAGTGCAGTACTCCCTGGTAATATAAcattgaacaaaacagacaaaaatcattGCCCTCTTCAAGCTTAAATTGTGATTAAGAGAGAGCGCGTAAAAGTAAAGTGAGCATATGGCCCAGAATAATGTGAGCCTGGAGAAGGAGTCTCTTATGCCTTTGGTTGGTTATAGTTGCTAGAGCATGTCTCTTAGTGAGCATCTGGGCATGATGAGTGAGATTCTACTTGTTTAAAGTACATGTTTTAGTATAACAAGGAAGTAATATCTGTTGTGTAATTGAAAAAACTTGTATTGGGTTTATTCAGATATCCTTTTGAAAGAGTTTTCTGGCATAATTTTCCAGGGAATTTTGACTTAAGATTAATTGTTGCAattcctgtttttaaatatttcatttgctAGTTTTATTACTTTTCAAAGGCAATATTCCTTTTGGCTTAGTTTTATTAAAGCTTTTATAGAACTTTCTTTTGCTAAGTGGTAGAAATCAGTATTCTCACAATTTTCAAAGTAAATAGAAACATCCAGTGGGCACTGCATGAAATACTTTCCATTCTCAGAAACATACCTTTATTTTGATCACTTTTTTGATTTAATATAGTATTTTGGATACCTGTGTGCTTGTGCTTGGATATTAAAGatggttttctttttggcttaagTAAAATCTTGAAAGATTGGTTTATATTTAGATTTCCTGGCTTGATTTTTGAGAAGTAATCTTCTAGGAGTAAGGCTGTTAGAAGGAGAAATTAATGCTGCTCCAGCAGAGTCTTTGATTTTAAACAGCTTACTGCTGATTGGAACTGTTTGAGAGGCTCATGGTAGTGAGAGGATGCAACTCCTCCTTCTTTAAGACAGACTGTGGTTTAACGCTGGCACAGCAGGAGTTTTCCCTTcaatctctctcccttctctctgctgAGAACCTGGGAGATAGACACAGGCTTCACCACTGTGGCTGCAGCTCTGTTGGGCAGCATTAAAATGGCTGCTGAGACTGAAAGCCCGGATAAGAACATGTCTGTTACTCTGTGGTGGTAGCTACGGTGAGTAGAAGACCGTTTTTCTTTGTTTGAACCCAGTTAAATTTACTTAATTTGTGAAAGGCTAATGAGATGGATAGTAAAGATTAAAATCTCACCATTGGACTGTTTCAAATGATAATTTGctgtataatttttcttctaaaattaagTTGACCTTTGTATTTCAGTCACATTTACCTTCCGTATATATGAAATGTTGGAACAAATGGACTCAGGCCCATTCTCTCTTGATATTTCTGGCACTGTAGTTGTAGATGTCAGTGGGAGAAACATAGTTTGAAATATGGCACTTTTGAatgttgtctttctttttctcctgccaGGGAGGACATGTATGCCCAAGACTCTATAGAGCTGCTCACAACATCTGGTATCCAGTTTAAAAAACATGAGGAGGAAGGAATTGAGACCCAGTACTTTGCAGAACTTCTTATGACATCAGGAGTAGTCCTCTGTGAAGGGGTCAAATGGTTATCATTTCATAGGTAAAAGACTGCATTGCAAATGGTATTTGTGTTACCATTTTCTAGCTGCTTCACACTTGACTTGGGTCATGGTGTCAGCATTTCAGGCTTAGTTCAGCAGAGAATTGGCTGCCATATAGCTCAACAGGCTAATGTGGTCTCCTTAAAGGTTCATTTAACGATGTGGGATCCATTTCAGACTAAGGGAGACAGTATTGCATAGTGGAAAGAGTGGAGGCTGAAAAAACAGACGTTGGTTTAAGTCCAGCAACGCCATTTGGAATCTGTGTTATTAcataggtttatttatttaataaatagagTTAACATTTTTAAGCCTTAGAATGAAAACATTTATCCATCAAAAAAACAGTTGTTATCTACCGTATGTCAAGCAGTTTGATAAGATTCTAGGAATTAAGTTATAAAATAGGCTATAATCTctgattttattgtttatatctTGATATTCCTTATGGTTTTCAATGttaaagctttttttcccctctttttaaaGTAAGAAGTAAAACTCTAAACACTGAATAGAAATTTTA
The sequence above is drawn from the Ovis aries strain OAR_USU_Benz2616 breed Rambouillet chromosome 26, ARS-UI_Ramb_v3.0, whole genome shotgun sequence genome and encodes:
- the CNOT7 gene encoding CCR4-NOT transcription complex subunit 7 isoform X1, whose translation is MPAATVDHSQRICEVWACNLDEEMKKIRQVIRKYNYVAMDTEFPGVVARPIGEFRSNADYQYQLLRCNVDLLKIIQLGLTFMNEQGEYPPGTSTWQFNFKFNLTEDMYAQDSIELLTTSGIQFKKHEEEGIETQYFAELLMTSGVVLCEGVKWLSFHSGYDFGYLIKILTNSNLPEEELDFFEILRLFFPVIYDVKYLMKSCKNLKGGLQEVAEQLELERIGPQHQAGSDSLLTGMAFFKMREMFFEDHIDDAKYCGHLYGLGSGSSYVQNGTGNAYEEEASKQS